The segment TTCTTCGAGAGCGATTCGTCAGGCAGCTAAGAATTTAGAGACAGAGGGTATAGAACTTAGGATCCTTTACGATAAAAATGAACAGATTCAAGAGGAAATGTTAATACGTTTTCTTTTTACTGGTATTATCTTTATTCTTTATCTAGCTGTAAATAGTTTTAGGAAAACTTTTACCAAGATCATTGGATTTTTATATTCACTAATATGTACTGCATCAATTCTATCATTAATTAGTCATAAAATAGGTGCTACCCTCTTTATCGGCATAAATGTCACGTTCTGTCTGCTGATTCTAAGAAAACTTTTCTTTAAAAATAAAGGCCTGTATGGGTCAGTTTATATCGCCATCGGTTGGATAATTTGCGCGTATTATATTATAAATCCTGAATTCTTAAAACTACTTTTACAGGCGTCTGTGTCCCAGATCGTTTTTACGATTTTATTTTTAACCTTTAATATTACGGAAAAAAAGAGATTTCCTTTTTTACATAAAATGGAAGTTTTAGATAAGAAAATTTTTCGTGCATGCGCCCCGTTTATTCTGACTTTTAGAACCGTAATCTTCAAATATAAAGAAAAACTTTCAAAAAAATATAAGTCTCTTTCTTTCTTTATCGAGAAATCGTCTTCTAAGTTGGATAAATATGAAATATCGGACAAGATTCGTCGATATTCTGTTATTCAGATTTTTATAATATCGTTACCGTTTATATTTTGTTTCTTTGTTCATAGAAGTTATTCTAATCCATTAAGTAGGAGAACTGTCATTGGCAGGATTGAATTACCTTCGGGAACAGGAATCGGTGCGACTGATAAGGTCGCAAAGAAGGTCGAGACAGTTATCTTGGCAGCAAAAGTAAGCGATGAAGTTCTTACGACTGTTGAATCCGATCATGCCAATCTGATTATTAAACTTAAAAGAGGTGAATCTCCTAATGCTGAGCTGCTTGCCTTTTTAAAGAATGGCATCGGAAAACAAGCTCCCGCATATGTTTCACTTTTACCTGATAGAGATAACGAGACTAATATTGAAACTACTTTTGAAATTAGAGGACCAGACCAATCTGAGTTAGATCGATTAGTAAAAATATTTTCGAAAGAAACATCGGGAATGCCTGAGGTCGAGGAAACCGTTTTGAGATATAAGGGACCAAGAGACGAATTTATAATGGATTTAGATCCTAGTAAATCTTCACAATCCTTATTAGAAACATCACGTTTAGGAGAAGACATTCGATTAACTTTGCAGGGAGGAGTGGGAGCTAAGGCTTTTACGAATTCAAAGTTATATGATGTTAGAATTAGATCGACAGAAGAGTTTCGTGAATCCAAAACTTCATTAAATAAAATTAAAGTTCGAAATTCCGCTTCAAAGTTTGTTCCGGTGGAGGAAATTACTTCCGGTAAGGAAGACAGTACTCCCGTGAAAATATACCATTCGGATAGAAAGAGATCTCTGTCATTTTCTGTGCGACTAAGAAATGATAGCCGCGGGTATATTGATAAAGTGACTGAAAGAGTAGATGAAGTTCCATTGCCGGGCGACTATACGATCAATGCCTCCGAAGAGGAAAGTATCATAAAAAGAATGGATGTTTCCTTTCTGTTGACTATTTCGGTCATAATTCTACTTCCGCTCGTGTCCTATTTCGGGAGCTCGGATT is part of the Leptospira neocaledonica genome and harbors:
- a CDS encoding efflux RND transporter permease subunit gives rise to the protein MLLKIKRISKSRPGAFLSLFSILLLLSLLRIFNVPLQTFPDLKSPTVTVTTSWPGTDVSKIEREITFPLEESISSLGGISKIRSVTESGKSMITISFTTGINLSVKIAELREKIEIISVRFPRDVRRPSIQSFDSSESPVFIASVANVDEQDLFETRRLIEQKVKPYMEGVPGIGRVLVVGGEDKEILVSCDRDRLEAENLTIGDVLNIVRQGSLYSRIGIEKGGNIEVPIYLDNRKYTPTDFASLPISFRGQGTLFLRDVAKVEYANKDLETIFRRNGKAGVSIYAYASGSVTFSSRAIRQAAKNLETEGIELRILYDKNEQIQEEMLIRFLFTGIIFILYLAVNSFRKTFTKIIGFLYSLICTASILSLISHKIGATLFIGINVTFCLLILRKLFFKNKGLYGSVYIAIGWIICAYYIINPEFLKLLLQASVSQIVFTILFLTFNITEKKRFPFLHKMEVLDKKIFRACAPFILTFRTVIFKYKEKLSKKYKSLSFFIEKSSSKLDKYEISDKIRRYSVIQIFIISLPFIFCFFVHRSYSNPLSRRTVIGRIELPSGTGIGATDKVAKKVETVILAAKVSDEVLTTVESDHANLIIKLKRGESPNAELLAFLKNGIGKQAPAYVSLLPDRDNETNIETTFEIRGPDQSELDRLVKIFSKETSGMPEVEETVLRYKGPRDEFIMDLDPSKSSQSLLETSRLGEDIRLTLQGGVGAKAFTNSKLYDVRIRSTEEFRESKTSLNKIKVRNSASKFVPVEEITSGKEDSTPVKIYHSDRKRSLSFSVRLRNDSRGYIDKVTERVDEVPLPGDYTINASEEESIIKRMDVSFLLTISVIILLPLVSYFGSSDLYTRFLAQSYKLSALFILLVIVFPEWRSDSYIYFILLGLFI